In the genome of Triticum urartu cultivar G1812 chromosome 5, Tu2.1, whole genome shotgun sequence, one region contains:
- the LOC125510491 gene encoding protein YABBY 2-like isoform X1 has product MSAQIAPPEHVCYVHCNFCNTILAVSVPSNSMLNIVTVRCGHCTSLLSVNLRGLIQSPPVQDHSQENFKAHNISFRGNYPDYGTSSKYRMPMMFSTKSDQEHMLHMRPAPEKRQRVPSAYNRFIKEEIRRIKTNNPDISHREAFSTAAKNWAHFPNIHFGLGSNESSKKLDEAITAPIPQKVQGLY; this is encoded by the exons ATGTCGGCACAGATCGCTCCGCCGGAGCATGTCTGCTACGTGCACTGCAACTTCTGCAACACAATTCTCGCG GTCAGTGTTCCAAGTAATAGCATGCTGAACATCGTCACCGTCCGTTGCGGGCACTGCACGAGCCTGCTGTCGGTGAACTTGAGGGGATTAATCCAGTCGCCACCTGTGCAAGATCATTCCCAG GAGAATTTCAAGGCCCACAATATCAGCTTTCGTGGAAATTACCCGGACTATGGCACATCTTCTAAATACCGGATGCCAATGATGTTCTCAACAAAAAGTGACCAAGAGCATATGCTCCACATGAGAC CAGCTCCTGAGAAGAGGCAGCGGGTTCCTTCAGCGTATAACCGATTTATTAA GGAGGAGATACGAAGGATAAAAACAAACAACCCTGACATAAGCCACAGAGAAGCCTTCAGCACCGCAGCAAAGAAT TGGGCGCATTTCCCAAACATTCATTTCGGGCTAGGCTCCAATGAGAGCAGCAAGAAGCTGGACGAGGCCATCACGGCGCCTATCCCCCAGAAAGTTCAAGGTCTCTACTGA
- the LOC125510491 gene encoding protein YABBY 2-like isoform X2 — protein MSAQIAPPEHVCYVHCNFCNTILAVSVPSNSMLNIVTVRCGHCTSLLSVNLRGLIQSPPVQDHSQENFKAHNISFRGNYPDYGTSSKYRMPMMFSTKSDQEHMLHMRPPEKRQRVPSAYNRFIKEEIRRIKTNNPDISHREAFSTAAKNWAHFPNIHFGLGSNESSKKLDEAITAPIPQKVQGLY, from the exons ATGTCGGCACAGATCGCTCCGCCGGAGCATGTCTGCTACGTGCACTGCAACTTCTGCAACACAATTCTCGCG GTCAGTGTTCCAAGTAATAGCATGCTGAACATCGTCACCGTCCGTTGCGGGCACTGCACGAGCCTGCTGTCGGTGAACTTGAGGGGATTAATCCAGTCGCCACCTGTGCAAGATCATTCCCAG GAGAATTTCAAGGCCCACAATATCAGCTTTCGTGGAAATTACCCGGACTATGGCACATCTTCTAAATACCGGATGCCAATGATGTTCTCAACAAAAAGTGACCAAGAGCATATGCTCCACATGAGAC CTCCTGAGAAGAGGCAGCGGGTTCCTTCAGCGTATAACCGATTTATTAA GGAGGAGATACGAAGGATAAAAACAAACAACCCTGACATAAGCCACAGAGAAGCCTTCAGCACCGCAGCAAAGAAT TGGGCGCATTTCCCAAACATTCATTTCGGGCTAGGCTCCAATGAGAGCAGCAAGAAGCTGGACGAGGCCATCACGGCGCCTATCCCCCAGAAAGTTCAAGGTCTCTACTGA